ACAAAGGTGGTCGAGCCTGTCCTGCAGCCTAACACAAACGCTCCCATCTATTACATCAATCTCAGTGGTTCCGCCCCTGAATTGGGTGGTTCCAGTTTAGCCCAAACTATGAACGCTGTGGGTGCAACATGTCCAGATGTTGTTGATGTTTCCGCTTTCGCGAAAGCGTACCAAATCATACAGAGTCTCGTAAAAGAAGAAAAAATACTCGCAGGTCACGACATCTCGAGCGGTGGCTTGATTACAACCCTTCTCGAAATGTGCTTCCCGAGTCAAAACGTCGGGATGAAAATCTCGATTCAGGAATGTGGAGAAGATCGTATCAAAACCCTTTTTGCCGAAAACGCGGGTCTCGTCCTCCAACTTACTGATGATGAAGCGGCAGAAGCTCTAGAGGGAATCGGTTTACCAGTTTACAAATTGGGATACGCAACTACAGGTTCAGAACTTGATGTCGATGGGCACAAAATAGATATTGCCCAAGCCAGAGACACCTGGTATGAGACCTCGCACCTACTCGATCGCCAGCAGTCCAAAAAAGGCATGGCCGACGAGCGCGCTAAAAATTACAAGCAACAGCCGCTGCGTTTTGAATTTCCACAGCATTTTGATGGAAAATTACCAGAAAACCCAGCAAAAAAACCGATTGCCGCGGTAATACGTGAAAAAGGAAGCAACAGCGAGCGCGAGATGGCACGAGCCATGCATCTTGCTGGTTTCCAAGTTCGTGACGTGCACATGACCGATCTGATCTCAGGTCGTGAAACCTTGGAAGATGTGCAGTTCATCGCAGCCGTAGGTGGTTTCTCAAACAGCGATGTTTTGGGAAGTGCCAAAGGCTGGGCAGGAGCGTTTCTGTACAATGATAAAGCTAATATAGCGCTGAAGAATTTCTTTGATCGAGAAGACACTTTGAGTCTTGGAGTCTGTAACGGTTGCCAACTTTTCGTCGAATTGGGATTGATCAATCCAGATCACGATCAAAAGCCAAAAATGCTTCATAACGAATCGGGTAAATTTGAGTGCCAGTTTACCAGCGTAAGCATAGAAGAAAACAATAGCGTGATGTTGAAGTCGCTCGCTGGATCGACTTTGGGAATATGGGCGGCTCATGGCGAAGGTAAATTTGAGCTACCGTTAGAGCGATCTCAATATAAAATTCCTGCAACATACGCTTACGATGGCTATCCCGCAAACCCAAATAGATCTGATTATAATGCTGCCATGCTTTGCAGTGATGATGGCCGCCACTTGGTCATGATGCCGCATCTCGAGCGCAGCACTTTCCCATGGAATTGGGCGCATTATCCTAAAGATAGAAAGGGAGATAAAGTCACTCCTTGGTTGGAAGCTTTTGTGAATGCGAGGAAGTGGGTAGAAGAGCAGTAATCAAAATCAGAGGATCCATGATTGAACTCAAAAAATTAAATATTACGAACGACCCTTCTTTTTTAAGTGACAAATCTGGTCTGGATCGTTTTGGTGAGGCTTTATTGAGTGATATTCAATACGATGTTTCAAAGAATAAAAGAAACGTTTTTAAACGTATCGATAGGGCAATTAAGAAATATCCCAACGTTCCCCAGTTCAAAAATGCCCTGATGTCCTATTACATGATCAACGACGATCATGAAAAAGGGTATAAATACAACAGATACATCTTAAAAAAGCACCCAGACTATCCTTACGCAACCATTAATCTTGCGGCGGAGTATGTTCAAACTGGTGATCTGGATGAAGCTTTGGACGTTTTGGGATCTGATTTCTCAATCGCAAAGATATTTCCAGAAAGAACTGTTTTTCATGAAGATGAGGTTTTTGCCTTTTATCACGTGGTCGCTTGCTATTTTTTAGCACAAAATGATCCGGGTAAGGCAGAGGATATTTTGGATAACCTGAAAGAAATCAATGGTCAGCATTTTAAATTGGAAATTCTAGAAGAACAAATTTTCAGGACTACGATGATGATGGCGGTAGATAGAAATATTTTAGATTCTGATTTATCTGATGATTTTGAAGGAAACTATACCGGTGAGGATCCTGATTATATTCCCGTATATCACAATAAAGAGTTTGAGGAACATATTTATCAAAACGATATCGATGCGTATTTGCCTGTCGTGAATATGATCAATGACAATGATTTTGAATCTAGCGACCTTATTCTCCCGCTTCAACATGCTGTTAAAAAATACCCGCAATTTTCAGAAGCCTTTTCATCTGACAGATTGGGTCAAGAACACATCAATTTTCATATTCACGCCATAATTTGTCTTTGTTACTATAAAGTACCTCTTGCTTTAAAGCACCTATTAGAATTTATTGATCAAGATTCTGGTTTCTATGAATTTTACATAGGAGATCTAGGAGAAGATATTATCGTACCCGCAATCGTTAAACAAACTCAAGAGTTGGATGAGCTAGCGGAATTTACTTGTAATGAAGGTGTCTATACCTACAGCAGAGCTCTAGCGGGTTCTGCACTTGTAAATGCCCCTATTTACGGAGATTTTTCAATGAAAACCGTGGAATCCTCCGTCGCAAAGGTGCTGGATTTTTATATTTCAATTGAGGAGGCTGAAATTGTAGATAGGGACTTTTTGGGGCTTTTTGTGTCTAATCTAGTGGATGTTAATTTAAAATCTAGGCTTGATAAGATTAAGAAATTATACGATCAAGGAAAAGTAAGTAAAGGGATCGCGGGAACCTATCAAGAAGTCGAGGAGGATACGAATTATGGAACGAGCCAGAACTATCATAAACCTCTGCCTAATAGTCTAGAGGAATTCTATAAATCCATTAACAAGAAATGGAATTGGTAAAAAAGTTTGCTTGAGATAATGTTTGTAAATTAACAAAGATTCAGAAAAGTATAAGTTAAATGGACAATGAGCTCATTTTTCAGATCGTCAATACCGCCGTGCTACCCATGTGGCTCATGCTTTTGCTAGCACCCAATAACAAAGTCACAAAATGGCTGATCAAAATGCCATTGGTGCCTGTAAGTCTTGCGGTTTGTTACGTGATTTTAGTCATTCCGGGACTCTCTCAAGCAAATCCAGAAGATTTCCAAACGCTAAAAGGCTTAACGAAACTATTTGCTACAGAAGATGCGGTATTGGCCGGCTGGATTCATTACTTGGTTTTTGATCTTGCCGTAGGCATGTGGCTTGTCGTTCAAAACAGAACGGTAAAACTTCATAAATGGCTGATGTTTCCCATTCTCTTATTGACCTTCATGATGGGCCCTGCGGGATTTTTACTGTTTCATATAATCAAATGGATTCGTTATCAGGTTAATAAAAGCAGAAATTGAGGGTAAAGATTCAAGAGATAAGAATCAAGAGACAAGAGGAAAAAAGCTCCAAATGAAATTCCAAACTCCAAATTCCAAGTTCCAAACTTCAAATTGCAATCGGATTGACTTGATTTGCGATATTCTGAGTACTCTTTCCCGCGGTCGCTGAGAGGTGGTCACTGAGCGGAGTCGAAGCAAGTCAAAGCGAAAGCAGAAATAATTAGATAAGCCAAACCGCATCTCGCATCACCTCATCCCTAATGCCAAATGCCAAAATCTTACAAACGGATGCTATCCGCCGCTCACAAACTCTAAACTCCTATTTAAATTCTGAACTCTGAATTCATAACTCTAAATTTCCACAAACGAACTTCAAGTACTGCGCCCTTAGTCCTCGCATTTGCTCATTCAAAAGATAATTCTGAATTCTGAACTCTTAACTCATAAGTCTCCATTCTTCACCTTCTCTGCAATATCCTTATCAAACTTGATAAACATGTGTGCCCAGATGGATTTAGATACTGCACCTATATAGGGGAAAGTCAAAATTAAAGTACCCAAAATGGCTAGAAAGATGATTAGAGGATCATCGATAAGGTCAAAGATGGCTAAGATTACAAAAACCGCAACAGCGACCGCAACTCCCACTCCATAAGAAACATACATTGAACCTGTGTAGAAACTAGGCTCTATATGATATTTCAGCCCACATTTTGGACAATGCTCGCGCACCTTATTCATTTTTGACAACTTATAAGGATTAGCTTCCAGAAAAGCTCCTTGCCTACAACGAGGACATTTTAAAGTGAGAATACTTACCAGCATAGACTTGTGCTTCATCTCTTAATCTTTGTAACAAAATTAAGGATTGGCCAATTGCCAAAAGGTAACAAAAATCACAATTATTGACTTATTACATAAAAATGTGTAACTCAAAAGCAATTCAGTTATTTTCAAAATCATGTATTATCTTAGAGCAGATATTTCTGCCATTAAATCAACCATGAATCGATATAAACCGACTTTTAGCATCCATGAGATAGGTAAAGTTAGGTTTTATGGAGGGGTTTTGTTTGGTTTTGTTTTGAGTTTAGTGCTTTTTTGTTCGTTTGTGATGTTATTTAAATGTCAATTCATTTATGCTGGAATAATTGACGGCGATTGGAATCGTTATCTCAAGTTTTGAACTTAATAATTATTCTCTATACTTTTTCTCACTAGCCTCATCTAGTCTTGGTTCTTGTATTACAACTCAATTTTGGTTGAATTCTAACCACAGGTATCTTCAAAGAAAAAGAGCAAAAAGTAGATCATCTAATACTCAAATCATACTGATCTATTTTATTTCACTGATGATGATTTTTAGGTATGTCTCAAGTTTGATCAGCTTTGATTTGTGGGAACATGAAAAATATCTATATGATGAATACACGCTCGTCGCTTACCTTCTACTCACATTCATATTTCTCTACAACTGGAATATGATCGCGACCATTTATCAATCTTTAAAAGCTCAACTTCTATCCATTCCTATCTGGTTAGTTGTTTCCTATCTCATTAGTCTTACCTATTATCTGATCTAGATCTATAAAACAGCCAGTGTAAATAACAATTATAGCTCGTTATAGCTTGCTATTGCTATAAATTGTATTTTTGTAGATATAGCGATGAAAGTTGCATGCCAGATGGATTGCCTTGCAACACCAATAATTTGAAATTATGACAAATATACCTAGCGTAGATCTCGCAGATTTTCTAAGCGATGATCCTAAAAGAAAACAGAAGTTCATCAATGAGATAGGTAAAGCCTATGAAGAAATAGGTTTCGTATCCTTGAAAAACCACTTTTTGGATGATGAACTCACTGAAAAGTTATACAGCCAGGTAGAACAATTCTTTAAACTTCCCGTAGACGTAAAACGCGGTTATGAGCGTGAAGAAATAGGTGGCCAGCGTGGTTATGTGTCTTTTGGTAAAGAACATGCCAAAGGAAAGAAAGAAGGTGATCTCAAAGAATTTTGGCATTTCGGTCAGGAGGT
This genomic interval from Nonlabens spongiae contains the following:
- a CDS encoding DUF983 domain-containing protein produces the protein MKHKSMLVSILTLKCPRCRQGAFLEANPYKLSKMNKVREHCPKCGLKYHIEPSFYTGSMYVSYGVGVAVAVAVFVILAIFDLIDDPLIIFLAILGTLILTFPYIGAVSKSIWAHMFIKFDKDIAEKVKNGDL
- a CDS encoding tetratricopeptide repeat protein, producing MIELKKLNITNDPSFLSDKSGLDRFGEALLSDIQYDVSKNKRNVFKRIDRAIKKYPNVPQFKNALMSYYMINDDHEKGYKYNRYILKKHPDYPYATINLAAEYVQTGDLDEALDVLGSDFSIAKIFPERTVFHEDEVFAFYHVVACYFLAQNDPGKAEDILDNLKEINGQHFKLEILEEQIFRTTMMMAVDRNILDSDLSDDFEGNYTGEDPDYIPVYHNKEFEEHIYQNDIDAYLPVVNMINDNDFESSDLILPLQHAVKKYPQFSEAFSSDRLGQEHINFHIHAIICLCYYKVPLALKHLLEFIDQDSGFYEFYIGDLGEDIIVPAIVKQTQELDELAEFTCNEGVYTYSRALAGSALVNAPIYGDFSMKTVESSVAKVLDFYISIEEAEIVDRDFLGLFVSNLVDVNLKSRLDKIKKLYDQGKVSKGIAGTYQEVEEDTNYGTSQNYHKPLPNSLEEFYKSINKKWNW
- a CDS encoding ABA4-like family protein yields the protein MDNELIFQIVNTAVLPMWLMLLLAPNNKVTKWLIKMPLVPVSLAVCYVILVIPGLSQANPEDFQTLKGLTKLFATEDAVLAGWIHYLVFDLAVGMWLVVQNRTVKLHKWLMFPILLLTFMMGPAGFLLFHIIKWIRYQVNKSRN